Proteins from a single region of Candidatus Falkowbacteria bacterium:
- the rplL gene encoding 50S ribosomal protein L7/L12, whose amino-acid sequence MADEKTTAPVEETKDVATEAPATVEEKKEVAVPAKFKSLVEEIEKMTVMDLAELVEILEDKFGVSAAAPMMAMAAAPGAEAAVEEKSEFDVELASCGENKIAVIKVVKEITGLGLKDAKDLVDAAPKVIKEAVKKEEAEEMKKKLMEAGGTVNLK is encoded by the coding sequence ATGGCAGACGAAAAAACAACAGCTCCAGTAGAGGAGACAAAGGACGTGGCAACTGAAGCTCCAGCAACTGTGGAGGAAAAAAAAGAAGTTGCAGTTCCTGCAAAATTTAAGTCATTGGTAGAAGAAATTGAAAAAATGACTGTTATGGATCTAGCTGAATTAGTTGAGATCCTAGAAGATAAGTTTGGTGTTAGCGCTGCTGCACCTATGATGGCTATGGCCGCTGCTCCTGGAGCAGAAGCTGCAGTTGAAGAAAAAAGTGAATTTGATGTTGAATTAGCTAGTTGTGGTGAAAACAAAATCGCTGTGATCAAGGTAGTAAAAGAAATTACAGGTTTAGGTCTAAAAGATGCCAAAGATTTAGTTGATGCTGCACCTAAGGTCATCAAAGAAGCTGTTAAGAAAGAAGAAGCTGAAGAAATGAAAAAGAAATTAATGGAAGCAGGTGGAACAGTTAACTTAAAATAA
- the rplQ gene encoding 50S ribosomal protein L17: MRHKKTIAKLGLKVGPRKALLRGLATSFVMKEKIKTTATRAKALRPVVEKYITLSKKSDLATRRQLLEYFYDEKAVKKLIDKIGPKYKDRKGGYTRIIKLNERKGDNAPMALIELV; this comes from the coding sequence ATGCGACATAAGAAAACAATTGCAAAATTAGGGCTGAAAGTTGGCCCACGAAAAGCATTGCTTCGAGGATTAGCAACGAGTTTTGTGATGAAGGAAAAAATTAAAACAACTGCTACAAGAGCTAAAGCGTTGCGACCAGTTGTTGAAAAATACATTACTCTTAGTAAAAAAAGTGATCTTGCTACAAGACGGCAATTGTTAGAGTATTTTTATGACGAAAAGGCAGTTAAAAAATTAATAGATAAAATTGGCCCTAAATATAAAGATCGAAAAGGTGGATACACTAGAATTATAAAGTTAAATGAAAGAAAAGGTGACAATGCACCAATGGCCTTAATAGAATTAGTATAA
- a CDS encoding ATP-binding protein produces MVSFREGNSTIDTEKVLWGFRANDIVVQVSFQQGRSKIAKFLVKGVEGTENLWLENMTTKKMVTPVSAEGLILFERPDLLYKISDGVTPQRGKAKHLNGIVRAINPYTNALLVEFATFKDGQEISNKDKKKPWFPKQFKYDGKRYVWCELSVFTPEAKQKLKVNESPAKEFAVEGTHEFTPMADWLTELDEKRRAKFGHVFALWGNVADLQQNQKGVYLTLQQYLEEIFSQRKLIMYYCLSAGLQFADEEMEDTFRDLYMPKSEAQPPPESHGGRSRRSGSGGEQKLADAFNTSRQNTPLQDLIGTMPEKVFPLLEKALIGDSKRERKERKPSPKVLVINFADNVFPYNASQGQGRGDRIVSETLQRWAMDHRVRDSGTLVFLITPQLSRLDPAIREGHTEIVPIRVAKPTQEQRADRWGFLTTKTAVEMEEGLAPAMLSRATNGLSLRQIDEVYRLSVVRRQGISLASIRKRKRALLQNEFGGRINVLNPEYGYDHFGGRPELIEYLQKLQYYMLNGIYRRVPVGILSPGPPGTGKTTCWMCFAHETGLNCLSIGTLRSMWQGISEQNTDEILGIIDDMSPVVVIEDEADQSEGSRDSASGDAGVSNRMRKKKFEFCSDPRRRGRVIWVRLTNRQDLLDSAYRRKGRTDEVIPFVLPTVEDMAQIFAVKFNEYDIPTQLSDFTRFAKAAKDRLYITGADIDWMVREADLIAEDNGKEIVEAKHLIQAVADWEMQTDPIDMDRQTVMALRCSSKRFRPTGWEQTLSEAEERLGISRKSAVYPGSGSQSNSTPVPSDPTMN; encoded by the coding sequence ATGGTAAGTTTTCGTGAAGGCAATTCAACTATCGATACAGAAAAAGTTTTGTGGGGGTTTCGAGCGAACGATATTGTGGTGCAAGTTTCTTTTCAGCAGGGACGTTCAAAAATTGCCAAGTTTCTAGTCAAGGGAGTTGAGGGTACGGAAAATCTGTGGTTAGAAAACATGACCACAAAGAAAATGGTAACCCCAGTTTCTGCGGAAGGCTTGATCTTATTTGAGCGGCCAGACTTGTTGTACAAGATAAGTGATGGAGTAACACCACAACGTGGCAAGGCGAAACATCTGAATGGAATTGTTCGCGCAATAAACCCTTATACCAATGCTTTGTTGGTTGAGTTTGCAACCTTTAAAGATGGGCAGGAAATTTCTAATAAGGACAAGAAAAAGCCCTGGTTCCCTAAGCAGTTCAAGTATGATGGTAAGCGCTATGTTTGGTGCGAACTGAGTGTTTTTACACCAGAAGCCAAACAAAAGCTCAAAGTCAATGAATCACCTGCTAAGGAATTTGCTGTTGAAGGAACACATGAATTTACTCCAATGGCTGATTGGTTAACTGAGCTTGATGAAAAAAGACGAGCTAAGTTTGGCCATGTGTTTGCGCTGTGGGGTAATGTTGCTGATTTGCAGCAAAATCAAAAAGGTGTTTATCTGACTTTGCAGCAGTATCTGGAAGAAATATTTAGTCAGCGCAAGCTGATTATGTATTATTGTCTTTCAGCTGGTCTGCAATTTGCTGACGAAGAAATGGAAGATACTTTTCGTGACTTATATATGCCAAAATCTGAAGCTCAGCCGCCACCTGAAAGTCATGGTGGTAGATCTAGACGATCAGGTTCAGGTGGTGAACAAAAGTTGGCTGATGCATTTAACACCAGTCGGCAAAATACGCCCTTGCAGGATTTGATTGGTACTATGCCAGAAAAAGTTTTCCCGCTTTTGGAAAAAGCCTTGATTGGTGATTCAAAAAGGGAAAGAAAAGAGCGTAAACCATCTCCCAAGGTGTTAGTTATTAACTTTGCGGATAATGTGTTTCCTTACAATGCTAGCCAAGGGCAAGGTCGGGGAGACCGAATTGTATCAGAAACTCTTCAGCGTTGGGCAATGGATCATCGAGTAAGAGATTCGGGCACACTAGTCTTTCTGATCACACCGCAACTTTCCCGGTTGGACCCGGCTATTCGCGAGGGGCATACAGAAATTGTGCCAATTCGAGTTGCCAAACCAACGCAGGAGCAACGAGCTGATCGTTGGGGATTTTTGACCACCAAGACAGCTGTTGAAATGGAAGAGGGCCTAGCCCCTGCTATGCTTAGTCGAGCGACTAATGGTTTGTCTTTACGGCAAATCGATGAGGTTTATCGTTTGAGTGTAGTGCGAAGACAGGGGATCAGTTTAGCTAGTATTCGCAAGCGAAAAAGAGCTTTACTGCAGAATGAATTTGGTGGTCGAATTAATGTGTTAAATCCTGAATACGGGTATGATCATTTTGGTGGTCGACCTGAACTGATTGAGTATTTGCAAAAGTTGCAGTACTACATGCTAAACGGGATTTACCGACGCGTGCCAGTTGGCATTTTGTCACCTGGTCCACCAGGTACTGGCAAAACAACCTGTTGGATGTGTTTTGCTCATGAGACCGGCCTTAACTGCTTGAGTATTGGAACACTCCGATCCATGTGGCAAGGCATCTCTGAACAAAATACAGATGAAATTCTAGGAATTATTGATGACATGTCGCCGGTGGTGGTGATTGAAGATGAAGCTGATCAATCGGAGGGGTCTCGCGATTCGGCAAGTGGCGATGCTGGAGTGTCAAACCGGATGCGTAAGAAAAAGTTTGAGTTTTGTTCTGATCCAAGGAGACGGGGTAGAGTGATTTGGGTTAGGTTAACCAATAGGCAGGATTTACTGGATTCTGCTTACCGGCGAAAAGGCCGGACCGATGAAGTTATTCCCTTTGTTCTGCCTACGGTAGAAGACATGGCTCAGATTTTTGCAGTTAAGTTCAACGAATACGATATTCCAACTCAACTGTCAGACTTTACCCGGTTCGCCAAAGCCGCTAAAGACAGGCTCTATATTACGGGGGCTGACATCGACTGGATGGTACGTGAAGCTGATCTAATTGCAGAAGATAATGGTAAGGAAATAGTTGAAGCCAAACACTTGATCCAGGCAGTTGCAGATTGGGAAATGCAAACAGACCCTATTGATATGGATCGGCAAACTGTGATGGCACTTCGATGTAGTTCTAAGCGCTTTAGACCAACGGGCTGGGAGCAGACTTTGTCTGAAGCCGAAGAAAGACTGGGAATCAGTAGAAAATCTGCTGTTTATCCAGGAAGTGGAAGTCAGTCTAATTCGACACCGGTACCAAGTGACCCAACAATGAACTAA
- a CDS encoding flippase: MQGETVTKNTTYLTGSYIWQKILSFFYFVLIARFIGVEDLGKYTFALSYVTLFAVFVDIGLTQSLIREAAKRKEKAKEFISSVLGMKLIFSGLVYALVVVLVNLMGYPEVTKNLVYVAGIAMIFDQFTASFWGVFRGFQNLKYEAISIAINQVIIVAVGVVVIYLKLPLIYLMLPFICGSLFSLLFAGISVRKALKIDFSVMLSKEVLKFLFKIGIPFALIAIFSRVYGYIDSIMLSKLIGDKAVGWYSVAMKIPFALQFIPAALAAAIFPAFSRYYLHDKKQLKFTFDRVMKFLVIIVVPISIGVALLARPIILFFYGNEYLPSVLPLQILMLGLIFVFLNFPLGSLLNGCDRQVANTVLVGITMVFNVIINIFIIPRYSFTGAAIAFLISHTFLFFISMVVARKIIPYSKFLLLKTIFQSFISVLVMAAVIYYLMAQLHFTILILVGGVVYITTMFITRGLTQKDIKYFIEVLIKKKHA; the protein is encoded by the coding sequence ATGCAAGGTGAAACAGTAACCAAAAACACTACTTACTTAACCGGATCCTATATTTGGCAAAAAATATTGTCATTTTTTTATTTTGTTTTAATCGCTAGATTCATTGGAGTTGAAGATCTAGGTAAATATACATTTGCTTTGTCTTATGTGACGCTATTTGCTGTATTCGTGGATATTGGCTTAACTCAGTCACTAATTCGGGAGGCAGCCAAAAGAAAAGAAAAAGCCAAAGAGTTTATTTCATCAGTTCTGGGAATGAAATTGATATTTTCTGGTTTAGTTTATGCCTTGGTTGTTGTGTTGGTAAATTTGATGGGTTATCCAGAAGTTACCAAAAATCTAGTTTATGTGGCTGGTATTGCTATGATCTTTGACCAATTTACTGCGAGCTTTTGGGGTGTGTTTCGTGGTTTTCAAAACCTAAAATACGAAGCTATTAGCATTGCTATTAATCAGGTAATTATTGTGGCCGTTGGTGTGGTTGTTATATATTTAAAGCTCCCATTAATTTATTTGATGCTGCCATTTATTTGTGGCAGTTTATTTAGTTTGTTGTTTGCTGGAATTAGTGTGAGAAAAGCTTTGAAAATAGATTTTTCTGTAATGCTTAGCAAGGAAGTTTTGAAGTTTCTTTTTAAGATAGGTATTCCATTTGCATTAATTGCAATTTTTAGTCGGGTTTATGGTTATATTGATTCAATAATGTTGTCCAAGTTGATTGGTGATAAGGCGGTTGGTTGGTATAGTGTGGCGATGAAGATCCCTTTTGCTTTGCAATTCATCCCTGCAGCTTTGGCGGCAGCTATTTTTCCAGCTTTTTCTCGTTATTATTTACATGATAAAAAACAACTCAAATTCACCTTTGATCGAGTGATGAAATTTTTAGTTATAATCGTTGTGCCAATTTCAATTGGAGTTGCACTTTTGGCTCGACCAATAATTTTGTTTTTCTATGGCAATGAATACTTGCCTTCGGTTTTGCCTTTGCAGATTTTGATGCTGGGATTAATTTTTGTGTTTCTAAATTTCCCCTTGGGTTCTTTGTTAAATGGTTGTGATCGGCAAGTTGCGAATACAGTGTTGGTTGGTATTACCATGGTTTTTAATGTAATAATTAATATTTTTATAATTCCACGATATAGTTTTACTGGCGCAGCAATTGCTTTTTTAATCAGTCATACTTTTTTATTTTTCATAAGCATGGTAGTAGCTAGAAAGATTATCCCATACAGTAAGTTTTTACTTTTAAAAACTATTTTCCAATCATTTATTAGTGTTTTGGTTATGGCCGCGGTTATTTATTATTTAATGGCCCAATTACATTTCACTATTCTGATTTTAGTCGGTGGGGTAGTATATATCACTACTATGTTCATCACTAGAGGTTTAACTCAAAAAGATATAAAATATTTCATTGAAGTATTAATCAAGAAAAAACATGCCTAA
- a CDS encoding UMP kinase: protein MQKFVIDLGGSIVMPKDFQSEFLQKLRTLLIEQAKDKKFYIVVGGGWPCREFNRRAEQVTKLSSESLDWLGIKVTHLNAFFLATLLGEAASKTIFTDPTSLPEVKENIVVGGGWKPGNSTDYVAVKVAAKQEISTLVILTNVDYVYDKDPRKFDDAKPIEKMTWADLKAIVGDEWIPGANTPLDPLACKLAEEIGLKVVFMNGTNVENFAAFLNGNDFIGTTIA from the coding sequence ATGCAAAAATTTGTTATTGATTTAGGTGGTTCAATTGTTATGCCTAAAGATTTTCAATCAGAGTTTCTTCAGAAGTTAAGAACTCTTTTAATTGAACAAGCCAAAGACAAAAAATTCTACATTGTGGTAGGCGGAGGTTGGCCATGTCGTGAATTTAATCGTCGGGCTGAGCAGGTTACTAAGCTCAGTTCTGAATCTCTGGATTGGCTGGGAATTAAGGTTACACACTTGAATGCATTTTTCCTGGCTACTCTTTTGGGTGAAGCCGCTAGCAAAACAATTTTCACTGACCCGACCAGTTTACCTGAAGTCAAAGAAAATATTGTGGTTGGTGGTGGTTGGAAGCCGGGTAACTCTACTGACTATGTGGCAGTAAAGGTTGCAGCAAAACAAGAGATTTCAACTTTAGTTATTTTAACTAATGTTGATTATGTGTACGACAAAGATCCTCGCAAGTTTGATGATGCTAAACCAATTGAAAAAATGACTTGGGCAGATTTAAAGGCCATTGTTGGAGACGAATGGATTCCTGGAGCCAACACTCCGCTTGATCCATTGGCCTGCAAGTTGGCTGAGGAGATTGGTCTTAAAGTTGTTTTTATGAATGGTACAAATGTAGAAAACTTTGCGGCTTTTTTAAATGGAAATGATTTTATTGGCACCACAATTGCCTAA
- the rpoA gene encoding DNA-directed RNA polymerase subunit alpha, producing the protein MENLLLPSNISYEETKEPNKAVLTIEPCYFGYGTTLGNALRRVLLSSLPGAAVTAVKIDGVDQEFSALENVKDDILKICLKLKELRLKVHSEEPVKLKLNTKGAKPVTAEDFEKNSDVEIVNPSLVITELTDKKAELNMEITVQQGRGYWPTEERTKEDIEIGTILLDSVFTPVRKVGYKVVPTRVGDITNYDKLVMEIETDGTFTPQEAVEQASKILIDHFSLFSNKE; encoded by the coding sequence ATGGAAAATCTACTTTTGCCCTCAAACATTTCTTATGAGGAAACCAAAGAGCCCAACAAGGCAGTATTGACCATTGAACCATGTTATTTTGGTTATGGTACAACCTTGGGAAATGCTCTACGTAGAGTTTTACTATCATCTTTGCCAGGCGCAGCTGTTACAGCTGTAAAAATTGATGGTGTTGATCAAGAATTTTCTGCACTAGAAAATGTAAAAGATGATATTTTGAAAATTTGTTTAAAATTAAAAGAGTTGAGACTAAAGGTTCATAGTGAAGAACCAGTAAAACTCAAGCTGAATACTAAGGGCGCAAAGCCAGTTACAGCTGAAGATTTTGAAAAAAATAGTGATGTTGAAATTGTTAATCCATCATTGGTTATTACAGAATTAACTGACAAAAAGGCAGAGTTGAATATGGAAATTACTGTTCAGCAAGGTCGTGGTTATTGGCCAACAGAAGAAAGAACAAAGGAAGATATTGAAATTGGTACAATTTTACTTGATTCAGTATTTACACCTGTTAGAAAAGTTGGTTACAAAGTTGTTCCTACTCGTGTGGGAGATATTACTAACTATGATAAGCTTGTTATGGAGATTGAAACTGATGGTACATTTACTCCACAGGAAGCAGTCGAACAAGCATCAAAAATTTTAATTGATCACTTTTCTTTATTTTCAAACAAGGAATAA
- a CDS encoding glycosyltransferase family 4 protein, whose product MKRTLLITIDFPPMFGGVANYWSNLCRQLPADNFVVLASEYNNTLDFDIKQNYLIYRKNIISNLKWMWPKWLPLFWHTWRLVRQEKIQRLIVAHVLPTGTVAYLMKKIFKIPYLISVHGLDVAMTQVRPRKRWLLRLICRNASGVVTNSKYTHELLNSICSISQPVSTVYPCPNFVYENIDSDRLEEFKKSFKLHNKKILLTVGRLVERKGHDKVIAAMQRVIQKFPNVVYLIVGQGPELDKLKNQVKGANLGESVLFFSDVMNKEVPLFYHLSDIFIMPSRQLDDGDIEGFGIVYLEANCYGKPVIAGRAGGAVEAVEEGVNGLLVNPLSESEIAKAIFLLLQNPRRAQELGQRGKLRVEQKFNWSEQSKKLIKLLN is encoded by the coding sequence ATGAAGAGAACACTATTAATTACAATTGATTTCCCTCCGATGTTTGGCGGAGTGGCTAATTATTGGTCTAATTTATGTCGGCAGTTACCTGCGGATAATTTTGTCGTTTTGGCTTCTGAATATAATAACACCTTGGATTTTGACATTAAACAAAACTATCTAATATATCGGAAAAATATAATTTCAAATTTAAAGTGGATGTGGCCTAAATGGTTACCACTTTTCTGGCATACTTGGCGATTAGTTCGTCAAGAAAAGATTCAACGATTAATTGTAGCTCATGTTTTACCAACTGGAACAGTAGCGTATTTGATGAAAAAAATATTTAAAATTCCATATTTGATTTCTGTTCATGGTTTGGATGTTGCTATGACCCAAGTTCGTCCACGAAAAAGATGGTTACTACGTTTAATTTGTCGTAATGCTTCAGGTGTTGTGACCAACAGTAAATACACACATGAATTATTAAATTCGATTTGTTCAATTTCTCAACCAGTAAGTACGGTTTATCCTTGCCCAAATTTTGTTTATGAAAATATTGATTCAGACAGGCTTGAAGAATTTAAGAAATCATTTAAACTTCATAACAAAAAAATTCTTTTGACGGTTGGACGATTGGTTGAGCGCAAGGGACATGATAAAGTTATTGCAGCTATGCAAAGAGTAATCCAAAAATTCCCCAATGTGGTTTATTTAATTGTTGGTCAAGGTCCAGAATTAGACAAATTGAAGAATCAGGTAAAAGGAGCTAATTTGGGAGAAAGTGTCTTGTTCTTTTCGGATGTTATGAATAAAGAAGTGCCGTTGTTTTATCATTTGTCAGATATTTTTATAATGCCAAGCCGGCAACTGGACGATGGTGACATTGAGGGTTTTGGAATTGTTTACTTGGAAGCTAATTGTTATGGCAAGCCGGTAATTGCTGGACGTGCAGGTGGAGCAGTTGAAGCTGTCGAGGAGGGAGTTAATGGCTTATTAGTGAATCCACTTAGTGAGAGTGAAATAGCCAAGGCTATATTTTTATTGCTGCAAAACCCACGTCGTGCACAAGAGTTGGGTCAGCGAGGAAAGTTGCGAGTAGAACAAAAGTTTAATTGGTCTGAACAATCGAAAAAGTTAATAAAGTTATTAAATTAA
- the rpsI gene encoding 30S ribosomal protein S9 translates to MVAGKKKAEYLYGVGKRKTAIAQVRVFKKGDGKIIINEKTVKEYCATPSLAEKVVSPLKIVGQQDKLDVSAKVKGGGSTAQAEAVRHGIARALLLLNANFRKPLKKAGYLTRDPRKKERKKPGLKRARKAPQWKKR, encoded by the coding sequence ATGGTTGCAGGCAAGAAAAAGGCAGAATATCTGTATGGTGTGGGTAAACGTAAAACTGCTATTGCTCAGGTTAGAGTTTTCAAAAAGGGAGATGGAAAGATTATAATCAATGAAAAAACAGTTAAAGAATATTGTGCAACTCCAAGTTTGGCAGAAAAGGTTGTATCTCCATTAAAGATTGTTGGCCAACAGGATAAATTAGATGTTTCAGCCAAAGTCAAAGGCGGTGGTTCTACTGCTCAAGCTGAAGCTGTTCGTCATGGTATTGCCAGAGCACTATTATTATTAAATGCTAATTTTAGAAAGCCATTAAAAAAAGCAGGTTATTTAACTCGAGATCCAAGAAAGAAGGAAAGAAAGAAACCAGGATTGAAACGAGCTCGAAAAGCACCACAATGGAAGAAGCGTTAA
- a CDS encoding polyphenol oxidase family protein, giving the protein MPKVIKYFPESKNVQACFADKSWGNLSFKWPGEKVLEHRQKLFASLNLNLNKLVMPEQVHGKIIKVITNDLQGRGALKNDWLEGVEGLVTKAPGIVLGAEASDCLLIYAFDPKAQVIGIVHAGWRGVKNNAVVALFDKMLDQGAEVGNIEVAIGPHIQQCCFEVQSDVVEQFQDYPDSIKIEQGKHYINLADIVKRQLIIRNVDLINIKISERCTCCELNFHSFRREKQSCDGGMLGLIWLMDKS; this is encoded by the coding sequence ATGCCTAAGGTTATAAAATATTTTCCAGAAAGCAAGAATGTTCAGGCTTGTTTTGCTGACAAAAGTTGGGGTAATTTGTCGTTCAAGTGGCCAGGTGAAAAAGTTTTGGAACATAGACAGAAGCTTTTTGCTAGTTTAAATTTAAATTTGAATAAACTGGTGATGCCTGAGCAAGTTCATGGTAAAATTATCAAGGTAATAACAAATGACTTGCAGGGGCGAGGCGCTTTGAAAAATGATTGGTTAGAAGGGGTTGAGGGCTTGGTAACCAAGGCTCCGGGAATTGTTTTAGGAGCGGAAGCTTCAGATTGCCTTTTGATTTATGCATTTGATCCAAAAGCTCAAGTAATTGGAATTGTTCATGCTGGTTGGCGTGGGGTGAAAAATAATGCGGTTGTAGCTTTATTTGACAAAATGCTTGACCAAGGCGCTGAAGTTGGTAATATAGAAGTGGCTATAGGACCGCATATTCAGCAATGTTGTTTTGAGGTCCAGTCAGATGTGGTTGAACAATTTCAGGATTATCCGGATTCTATTAAAATTGAACAAGGTAAACATTATATAAATTTGGCTGATATTGTAAAAAGACAGTTGATTATTAGAAACGTTGATTTAATAAATATTAAAATTTCTGAGAGGTGTACTTGTTGTGAATTAAATTTTCACTCATTTCGAAGAGAAAAACAAAGTTGTGATGGGGGAATGCTAGGTTTGATTTGGTTGATGGATAAATCTTAA
- a CDS encoding L,D-transpeptidase: protein MKSQVIFVLVLCGGLFLFVQTSLASDLPDLMVYDQDLKLEKTLDIMPNDFSGSLRFQTIDLQGSGNKQLAVALGNQDQPTIQIFDFEGNLQNQWQPYAPGFTGEISLAVADLDGDGREEIIAGPGAGGGPQIRIFNGQGQPLYTFGFWAHNKDYRGGVEVTAGDVDGDSQKEIIVSVIEGSRGWIKFFTRFGEEIGQPIEIELENNFEPVKIEAVDLGSDGIEEVIVGLGSGNSPKVKIFRRDGSMIKEFFAYHPGFGGGVNFSVAKTLERNIIVTGAGYSGGPHVRFFDSFGELIDKPSFFAYDEDFRGGVNVDYSDINNDDQLELITMPQQLGDGGKGFLHKYIDIDISEQKLKYYQNGKLVDQYIISSGLKSMPTPLGEFKIFQKSPRAYSATYGLYMPWWMSFKPRYGLHELPEWPNGYKEGEDHLGKAVSHGCVRLGVGPAEALYKWAPISTPVIIHE, encoded by the coding sequence ATGAAAAGTCAAGTGATTTTTGTTTTAGTCCTTTGCGGGGGGCTTTTTTTATTTGTCCAAACTTCTTTGGCAAGCGATTTGCCGGACTTAATGGTTTACGATCAAGACTTGAAGCTAGAAAAGACGTTGGACATCATGCCTAATGATTTTTCAGGTAGCTTGCGGTTTCAAACTATTGATTTACAGGGATCTGGTAATAAGCAGTTGGCAGTTGCTTTGGGTAATCAAGATCAGCCAACAATTCAGATTTTTGATTTTGAGGGCAACTTGCAAAATCAATGGCAACCATATGCCCCAGGTTTTACAGGTGAAATTTCATTAGCTGTAGCAGATCTGGATGGAGATGGGCGTGAAGAGATCATTGCTGGCCCTGGCGCGGGCGGTGGGCCACAAATACGAATATTCAACGGCCAGGGCCAGCCACTATATACATTTGGTTTCTGGGCTCATAACAAGGATTATCGCGGTGGAGTGGAAGTGACGGCTGGTGATGTGGATGGCGATTCACAAAAAGAAATTATTGTTAGCGTGATAGAAGGTTCTCGTGGTTGGATCAAATTTTTTACTAGGTTTGGTGAGGAGATTGGTCAGCCGATTGAAATTGAATTGGAAAATAATTTTGAGCCAGTAAAAATTGAAGCTGTTGATTTGGGGAGTGACGGCATTGAAGAAGTAATTGTCGGTTTAGGGTCTGGTAATTCTCCTAAGGTTAAAATTTTTCGTCGAGACGGTTCGATGATCAAAGAGTTTTTTGCTTATCATCCTGGCTTTGGTGGAGGTGTTAATTTTTCAGTTGCCAAAACTTTGGAGCGAAACATAATTGTAACTGGAGCTGGCTACAGTGGTGGTCCTCATGTTCGTTTCTTTGATTCATTTGGCGAATTGATAGACAAGCCATCTTTTTTTGCCTACGACGAGGATTTTCGCGGGGGAGTAAACGTTGACTATTCTGACATTAATAATGATGATCAATTAGAATTGATAACCATGCCACAACAACTTGGAGATGGTGGAAAGGGGTTTTTACATAAATATATTGATATTGATATTTCAGAACAAAAACTAAAATATTATCAAAATGGAAAATTAGTTGACCAATATATAATTTCCAGTGGATTGAAGTCTATGCCCACGCCTCTCGGCGAATTTAAAATTTTTCAAAAATCACCACGAGCCTATTCTGCAACATATGGTTTATATATGCCTTGGTGGATGTCGTTTAAACCCCGCTATGGGTTACACGAGTTGCCAGAATGGCCGAATGGTTATAAAGAAGGTGAAGATCATTTAGGGAAGGCAGTTTCGCATGGTTGCGTTCGACTTGGTGTTGGTCCAGCAGAAGCACTTTACAAGTGGGCACCGATTAGCACGCCAGTGATTATACATGAATAA
- the rplM gene encoding 50S ribosomal protein L13 has protein sequence MERKLHKIDATDRVLGRLATEIAILIRGKHKVTFQPNVDGGDIVEVSNVDKLKFTGNKMEQKKYYRHSGYPGGLKETGLKKKMAEEPHFVLRNAVVHMLPSNKLRKEMIKRLRFIKK, from the coding sequence ATGGAAAGAAAATTACATAAAATTGATGCTACAGATAGAGTTTTGGGACGATTAGCTACCGAAATTGCTATTTTGATCCGTGGAAAACACAAAGTTACTTTTCAGCCTAATGTGGACGGTGGTGATATAGTTGAAGTCAGTAATGTTGATAAACTTAAATTCACTGGCAACAAAATGGAGCAAAAAAAGTATTACCGTCACTCAGGTTATCCTGGTGGTTTGAAAGAAACTGGTTTAAAAAAGAAAATGGCAGAAGAGCCGCATTTTGTTTTACGTAATGCAGTTGTTCATATGTTGCCAAGTAATAAATTACGTAAAGAAATGATTAAACGGTTAAGATTTATAAAAAAATAA
- a CDS encoding 50S ribosomal protein L10 encodes MAKTKQQKQEAIDQIVAKIKDAKGLVIANHEGLTVNDSQVLREKCKEQNVEFVAVKKTLLKLALESAGIKDADTKSMTGGLAIAISGEDEVAPAKILKDFAKTHSQVVFCGGVLEGTLVSAEQVGKLADLPSKLELLAKVVGSIKAPVTGFVNVLSGNLRGLVNVLNAIKENK; translated from the coding sequence ATGGCGAAGACAAAACAACAAAAACAAGAAGCTATTGATCAAATAGTTGCAAAAATTAAAGACGCAAAAGGTCTAGTAATTGCCAATCATGAAGGTCTAACTGTGAATGATTCACAAGTCTTGCGTGAAAAATGCAAAGAACAAAATGTGGAATTTGTTGCAGTGAAGAAAACATTATTGAAATTGGCATTGGAGTCAGCAGGTATTAAAGATGCTGATACAAAGTCTATGACTGGTGGATTAGCAATTGCGATTAGTGGAGAGGATGAAGTAGCTCCAGCAAAAATTCTGAAAGATTTTGCTAAGACTCACAGCCAGGTAGTTTTTTGTGGCGGAGTATTAGAAGGAACACTTGTTTCAGCTGAGCAAGTTGGCAAGTTAGCAGATCTACCAAGCAAACTAGAATTACTGGCCAAAGTCGTTGGTTCGATCAAAGCACCAGTTACTGGATTTGTTAATGTGCTGAGCGGTAACCTTCGTGGTTTAGTTAATGTATTAAATGCAATAAAAGAAAATAAATAA